A genomic stretch from Moraxella nasicaprae includes:
- a CDS encoding pyridoxine 5'-phosphate synthase translates to MNQPLLGVNIDHIATLRNARGVNYPCPIAGALLCEEAGADGITLHLREDRRHIKDADVYAMKPKLKTRMNLEMAVTDEMLAIALDVQPTWVCLVPEKRAELTTEGGLDVANLPNLAKFISTLQSAGILVSLFIDPDIHQIDTAIACRADAIELHTGSYAEADLAGELDKRNDELHRIKTAVQYAKQHSTMLINAGHGLTRDNVAAIAQIDGIHELNIGHALIADAVFMGLDQAVKAMKEAFKN, encoded by the coding sequence ATGAACCAACCATTATTAGGTGTTAATATTGACCACATCGCCACCTTGCGTAATGCTCGTGGTGTGAATTATCCATGCCCAATCGCTGGGGCGTTGTTGTGTGAAGAGGCGGGTGCTGATGGCATTACGCTACATTTGCGTGAAGACCGCAGGCACATTAAAGATGCTGATGTTTATGCGATGAAACCAAAACTAAAAACTCGCATGAATTTGGAGATGGCGGTCACTGATGAAATGCTTGCCATCGCCCTTGATGTTCAGCCTACTTGGGTGTGTTTGGTTCCTGAAAAGCGGGCAGAACTGACCACTGAGGGCGGTCTTGATGTGGCAAATTTGCCCAATCTTGCCAAGTTTATCAGTACGCTACAATCGGCGGGCATTTTGGTGTCATTATTCATCGACCCAGACATTCATCAGATTGACACAGCCATTGCTTGTCGTGCAGATGCCATCGAATTGCACACAGGCAGCTATGCTGAGGCAGACTTGGCAGGCGAGCTGGATAAAAGAAATGATGAGTTACACAGAATCAAAACCGCCGTGCAATATGCCAAACAGCATTCAACCATGCTCATCAATGCAGGACATGGCTTGACTCGTGATAATGTTGCTGCCATTGCTCAGATTGATGGTATTCATGAACTCAACATTGGACATGCCCTGATTGCTGATGCGGTGTTCATGGGTCTTGACCAAGCGGTTAAAGCAATGAAAGAAGCTTTTAAAAATTAA
- the typA gene encoding translational GTPase TypA, with protein sequence MSNDIKNLRNIAIIAHVDHGKTTLVDKLLQQSGALGDRSGEIERVMDSNALESERGITILAKNTAIKWTDGRTGIEYRINIVDTPGHADFGGEVERVMSMVDCVLLLVDSQEGPMPQTRFVTQKAFARGLKPIVIINKIDKPAARADWVIDQVFDLFDSLGATDEQLDFPIVYASGINGIAGREPDNLASDMTPLFETIVDIVEPPKVDVDGPFQMQISSLDYNSFVGVIGVGRIQRGSVKTNTPVTVIDKDGNKRNGRILKIMGYHGLERVDVDFAQAGDIVCVTGIDALNISDTICDPQNVEALPALSVDEPTVSMTFQVNDSPFAGKEGKFVTSRNIRERLDRELIHNVALRVEDTDSPEKFKVSGRGELHLSVLIENMRREGFELGVSRPQVIMKEIDGVMCEPYENVTFDVEEQHQGAVMQEMGNRKGDLTNMEVDGKGRIRIEATVPSRGLIGFRSAFLTMTSGTGIMTSSFSHYGPTKDGTVAKRQNGVLVSMVSGTCLAYALFSLQERGRLFAKPQLEVYEGMIVGINSRSDDMVVNPTKAKQLTNIRASGSDDAIILTPALEYTLEQALEFIEDDELVEVTPKSIRIRKRYLTENERKRLGRKKD encoded by the coding sequence ATGTCGAACGATATTAAGAATTTACGCAACATTGCAATCATTGCCCATGTTGACCACGGTAAAACCACTTTGGTGGACAAACTATTACAGCAGTCTGGTGCATTAGGCGACCGTTCAGGCGAGATTGAGCGAGTGATGGATTCTAACGCCCTAGAAAGCGAGCGTGGCATCACCATTCTTGCTAAGAATACGGCGATTAAATGGACCGATGGGCGTACTGGCATTGAATATCGTATCAATATCGTGGACACCCCAGGTCACGCCGATTTTGGTGGCGAAGTGGAGCGAGTGATGTCGATGGTGGACTGCGTGCTACTATTGGTGGACAGCCAAGAAGGCCCAATGCCTCAGACTCGTTTTGTGACCCAAAAGGCATTTGCTCGTGGTCTAAAACCGATTGTCATCATCAATAAAATTGACAAGCCTGCTGCTCGTGCTGATTGGGTCATTGACCAAGTATTTGACTTGTTTGATAGCTTGGGTGCGACCGATGAGCAGTTGGATTTTCCTATCGTCTATGCGTCTGGCATCAACGGCATTGCTGGTCGTGAACCTGATAACTTGGCATCTGACATGACGCCACTTTTTGAGACGATTGTGGATATTGTCGAGCCGCCAAAGGTAGATGTTGATGGTCCATTCCAAATGCAGATTTCAAGTCTTGACTATAACAGCTTTGTTGGTGTGATTGGCGTAGGTCGTATCCAGCGAGGTTCTGTGAAGACCAACACGCCTGTGACCGTGATTGACAAAGATGGCAACAAGCGAAACGGACGCATTCTAAAAATCATGGGCTATCATGGCTTAGAGCGTGTTGATGTGGATTTTGCACAAGCAGGCGACATCGTTTGTGTGACAGGTATTGACGCACTGAACATTTCAGATACGATTTGTGACCCACAAAATGTGGAGGCATTGCCAGCACTTTCTGTTGATGAGCCGACCGTGTCGATGACTTTTCAGGTTAATGATTCGCCATTTGCAGGCAAAGAGGGTAAGTTTGTCACCTCACGAAATATCCGTGAACGCCTTGACCGTGAACTGATTCATAATGTTGCTTTGCGTGTTGAAGACACTGACAGCCCAGAAAAGTTCAAGGTATCAGGTCGTGGCGAATTACATCTGTCTGTACTGATTGAGAACATGCGTCGTGAAGGCTTTGAGCTTGGTGTGTCTCGCCCACAAGTCATCATGAAAGAAATCGATGGCGTGATGTGTGAGCCTTATGAAAATGTGACTTTTGATGTGGAAGAGCAGCATCAAGGGGCGGTCATGCAAGAAATGGGCAACCGCAAGGGCGATTTGACCAATATGGAAGTGGACGGCAAAGGTCGTATCCGTATTGAGGCCACTGTACCATCTCGTGGTTTGATTGGTTTTCGCTCGGCATTTTTGACCATGACTTCTGGTACAGGTATCATGACATCAAGCTTCTCGCATTATGGTCCTACCAAAGATGGTACGGTTGCCAAGCGTCAAAATGGTGTTTTGGTGTCAATGGTATCAGGCACTTGCTTGGCGTACGCATTGTTTAGTTTGCAAGAGCGTGGTCGTTTGTTTGCCAAACCACAGCTTGAAGTTTATGAAGGCATGATTGTGGGCATCAACTCTCGTTCTGATGACATGGTGGTCAATCCTACCAAGGCAAAACAACTCACCAACATTCGTGCCAGTGGTTCAGATGATGCGATTATCCTAACGCCTGCCTTAGAATATACTTTGGAGCAAGCCTTAGAATTCATCGAAGATGATGAGCTTGTTGAGGTAACGCCAAAATCTATTCGTATTCGTAAGCGTTACTTGACCGAAAACGAACGCAAGCGTCTGGGTCGTAAAAAAGACTGA
- a CDS encoding OmpA family protein, with amino-acid sequence MQLNKIALAVLAAATSVAAHAGVTVTPLIGYHYLESGSDDEQRDVLKVGKNLNTAAENHANTSDPANGGVALESNMYAGAAIGVELTPSTQFQVEYGVTDTNAEASHWSANKSSANRFDAEQQQISGNFLVGLEQFTGYKAENKFKPYALIGAGQSKIKVENKEQYVADASNGVVTKGETVAAGTEVTQSKDTIGNVGLGARYLVNDALALRGEARAVHNFDNKWWEGLALAGLEVTLGGRLAPALPVVAPVEEPVVAPVAPVVVEERIVDTDQDGVADHLDACPGTPRNVVVDARGCPVNVDVREDLRLELRVFFDYDKSAIKPQFREEIAKVAEKMREFPNATAAIEGHASKESARSNARYNQRLSEARANAVKAMLTNEFGIAANRLSATGYGFDRPIAPNTTDEGKAMNRRVYAVISGNKVSTVQQTKDMVVR; translated from the coding sequence ATGCAACTTAATAAAATCGCTTTGGCAGTTCTAGCTGCTGCGACTTCTGTAGCTGCCCACGCTGGCGTTACTGTAACTCCACTTATTGGTTATCACTACCTAGAATCAGGTTCTGATGATGAGCAACGCGATGTTCTAAAAGTAGGTAAAAACCTAAACACCGCTGCTGAAAACCATGCTAACACTTCTGATCCTGCAAATGGTGGCGTTGCTCTAGAAAGCAACATGTACGCTGGTGCTGCAATCGGTGTTGAACTAACTCCATCTACTCAATTCCAAGTAGAATATGGCGTGACTGACACTAACGCAGAAGCTTCTCACTGGTCTGCAAACAAATCTTCTGCTAACCGTTTCGACGCTGAACAACAACAAATCAGCGGTAACTTCCTAGTAGGTTTGGAGCAGTTCACTGGCTACAAAGCTGAAAACAAATTCAAGCCATATGCATTGATCGGTGCTGGTCAATCAAAAATCAAAGTAGAAAACAAAGAGCAATATGTTGCTGACGCTAGCAATGGCGTAGTAACCAAAGGCGAAACTGTTGCTGCTGGTACAGAAGTTACTCAATCAAAAGACACCATCGGTAATGTTGGTCTAGGTGCTCGTTACCTAGTTAATGACGCACTAGCACTTCGTGGTGAAGCTCGTGCCGTTCACAACTTTGACAACAAATGGTGGGAAGGTCTAGCATTGGCTGGTCTTGAAGTAACCCTAGGCGGTCGTCTAGCTCCTGCACTACCAGTAGTTGCTCCTGTTGAAGAGCCAGTAGTTGCTCCTGTTGCTCCTGTGGTTGTTGAAGAGCGTATCGTTGACACTGACCAAGACGGTGTTGCTGATCACCTAGACGCTTGCCCAGGCACTCCACGTAATGTTGTTGTTGATGCTCGTGGCTGCCCAGTAAATGTTGATGTTCGTGAAGACCTACGCCTAGAATTGCGTGTATTCTTCGACTACGACAAATCAGCAATCAAACCACAATTCCGTGAAGAAATCGCTAAAGTAGCTGAGAAGATGCGTGAATTCCCGAATGCAACTGCTGCAATCGAAGGTCACGCTTCAAAAGAAAGCGCGCGTTCAAATGCTCGTTACAACCAACGCCTATCAGAAGCTCGTGCAAACGCTGTTAAAGCAATGCTAACTAACGAGTTCGGTATCGCTGCTAACCGTCTAAGTGCAACTGGCTACGGCTTCGATCGCCCAATCGCACCAAACACTACTGACGAAGGTAAAGCAATGAACCGTCGTGTGTACGCAGTAATCTCTGGTAACAAGGTTTCTACCGTACAACAAACCAAAGACATGGTTGTTCGTTAA